Genomic segment of Harmonia axyridis chromosome 6, icHarAxyr1.1, whole genome shotgun sequence:
gatatttttcctaattgtcgaatttataataagcagaatatttattattttctgtatctacctgctgaaaaccaaagtttggcaacttctgctctcctagtgtcatcggttgtttcacgtcgtttggcgcgcttgaagtttgttttctgaatttctgatatatttagatatttatttcaatatattttgagttaatatgaaacgttgattcactataggacataaggagtgcgttttttgtggagaaactcgcgaattgagtgaaatatcatatcattgatatgttttcatttctgggcgcttcatgccaaatttgattggggacaaaatttgctaactaacctaacctaactaaaaatgacatatgctccctctatctatgtttattactctgaggatttTACCGATCATTCGTCTGAGATCGGTAGTTCAGAATGCTCATGGCTTTTTTTCACACTTTCCCATCATTTTTCACTTGATTTGAACAAATTAACTCCCAACTAATTACTATCAAGTCGTAAAAATTGATGTAATATTTCTGCAACGCTGCTTTCAATTAATAACAATTCCACGAAACATTCCAATTGGCGATAGCCGATGAATCGATCAAACTTTGGATCATTTTGCTTGTTCATAGTTAACCTGCTGAATTGCGCTATAAATATCAATAGTACCATTTTGGAACTAAATTCTAacacatttttaattttttatattcaacacCTTCTGTTGACGAAGTggtattttcaatacaaaaaatagTAAAGTTACCACCACTAATTGATAATTCTTCACATTTCAATGTGAAAATCTCAACTTGTTTTGCATCAATTCGAATCAATTTCACAAGGAGACACTCGgaatatattgattttttgacTATATGAATAGTCACCTTCGACCACACGAATTTTGCTAAACATTCGTCGTCAGAACAGTTTCGGAACATTTTCAACGCACCTGAACACAAAATGAATGTAGGtatctcaataaaaatatcccAACTTAAACTTACTAGGCCCATTTTTATTCCCTATTTAAGGGCTTCTTACGTTAAGGCCTCTCAACGAAGGTCTACCTAGGCTGATGCCATTATCATTATGCCAAtctcgataaaaaaaattaaatcgatAGATTTCTCACACGGTACCTATTTTATTACCATCTGAAGATCGAACTTCCTCATCCTTATTTTACTAAGAATTGTTAAACCGTGAATGAACCAAATGTATAAGAAACAATTCATGCCAAATAATCTCATTCATTTCCTTCATAAGAATAATCCAAGAATGGAACCTGTAGGTACAGATGTCTACACTTCAGTTAAAACGAAATAATCCATCAATTGATAAAAACCTTTCAAATTAGTTCCTCAATAAGTAATAGCTAATTTCTATTTTCCTTGTCAAATACCTATACAATATTTCCATTGATAAATCGAAAAGGAAAACAAAACCATTATAATTAAAAATAGTGCGATAAAGGCAAATAGCGTATCCCCAGCTCATTCCAACAATTTGGACGATAAACAAACACATCTGGGTCATCTTCAATTACCCCAGATCTGCAACGAATCAATGGTAAATAACAAAAGGGAATTGAGGAAGAATGACCTCCCCCTTTGAAGCCAGCCCAAGTTTAAACGAAAGCGAATGTACTGCCATTATATGTAGAAAACAATGCACTTTTCAAAGTCCAAACACTAGAATTCCCTTCCAATTATTAGATAGATGCGATCAGTGTAACCGAATTTTCATgcaaagattattattattttcctttcgtTAACAATTAAGTACTTACCTGGATTAGTTCGCACAAAAATCGATGCTAAAAAACTGCTTTCATCGTGAATTAATGGGTGAAAACACTGACTTATGATCTTACGCTTCGAAAACAGACAACTTAATGAAAGAAAGCCTTTAAACAACCCCaagttgaattgaaaatttattggtTCGATCTACTGTGTTATGATTAGTAAAGGTTGATTGAGAAAATTAAGTAGAAAAGCGGCACAAATCAAATGGAGTATAAAAGAAATGAGATATACCAAATGTATCACAAGAATATTGCTACTAGTGATTGGATTGACGCCTGACGGTTAGTCTTTGGTCTTCAGAAAAAGGAACCTAATTCTAGAGTCACAGAAAATTACCAATGTCCTTCATTCAAATTCACATCAGGCGTTTATCATTCATAATTTAAATACCATAACAATtgactttattatttttgataagtAGGTAATCAGTATCCTGCATTTTCCGATAACAATGCAATGGTTAATGAGGAAAATTGATATAATCACAGGTGAtttatttctatgttttccTCTAATCCTGGAAATGATTTAATTCATCTGTGGCGTGATTGTTGGCAGGTAATATAACCTTATTTCAAGAATCGAATTTCACAAGCTCAAACATCAGTAAACAATGCAGTTTAAAGTACAGGAAAGATTAAAAACGACCTTCCTCTTAATACCTTAAATACTATTTCAAATTTGAGACTAGATGCCAAGAAGtctcaaaaaaatatgattctATTTTCCTCGTAGTCAAcagtagtttttattttttttatgcacAAATATCGAGTGCTGTGTACTATTATGCCTTTTCTACAAGTCAACAAGAAACTTCTTCTCCTGTTTGTGTTTCTTGTACTGCTATGGATATGTTTCTATACTGAACCTTCCCATCACTTCTCTagcatttttatatatttctacAAGACAGATTCAATAAAATGCTACAGATATCAAGGGGAAACCTTGCCCGAAATATCTACAGTTGATGTTAGGAaaggaaaatcaatattttttcacgAAACTTCTTGTAACTCCTAtatcaatggaaaaattgtaaTTGCTGCAAGAGAGGCTTGTGCCGTGGAATCAGCTGCTCTTTTGAACCCCGATACAGATGTATATTTACTATTTACATCGCCAGGGGTGATTAAACTTGAAGGAACCGAATCAGATAGATTCTTAAAAGCACTGATGAGTTATAAAAATGTAAGACTTCATCATTTGAACTACAAGGCCTATACAAAAGATACTCCTTTGGAGGATTTGTATGAAAGTGGTAGAATTGAAGCTAGTAACTATGCTATGTCTCATGCCAGTGACGTGTTAAGGTAGTTAATTCATGATTGTCAAttgcaaatttttaattttgcattTGTAGATATTTGACCTTGTGGAAATATGGTGGCATCTACCTGGATCTTGACGTGGTTGTTATTAAAAATTTAGAATCTCTTCCTCCTAACTTTTCTGGCTGTGAATCTATGGAAAATGTAGCTGCTGGTATTATGGGTTTCGAATCCAATAGTTCAGGACTTGGTAATAGTTTAGCTGAAGAATGTATAATGGATCTGAAAAGTCATTTCAGCGGTACAATATGGGGCAACAATGGACCTGGTGTCGTTACCAGGTGAATATATTTACAGCATAGTTGCCTAATATGTATGTTATGAGACGttattcttgaatatattttatttttcagattggTTAAAAAACATTGCCACGTGAACAAAATCAAAGATTCAATCGGCAGAGTTTgtgatgatttcaaaatataccCACCTGAGACTTTCTACCCTATTCCATGGCCTTCTTGGGAATATTACTTCAAAGAGAAATATTTTGCCAAAGTCATGAATGCAACTTTGAACAGTTACATAATacatgtttggaacaaacacaGTACATCATTACGGTTACCTTTGAATTCTAAAAGCGCTTACTCAATGTTTGCGAAAAAATTCTGTCCTAAGGTGTATAAAGAATGTGATGAGTATTTTTAAGGCAGCTTACATAATTTTTTGGGTTGTAAGTATTTTTTAAGCTTCATTTTGTTATTTAcggtttttattgtttaatttaTTATGGAGGTACTGGTATTTTTAGATTGACTATTGGTAGTTTTTATTGACACAAATATTCACTAATTGTTTTCTGTTGAATTGTATTTATTTCGAGATAACCcgagattttcaaaaaattcactaACTGTATATAGATTATTCTAcattaatttataattaaaaattactAACTATAATTCCACattgacttattttgattattatacatcaacttataatttaaaattacttATGATAATATTAAGGCAATTGTTGTTTATATACATTGAAATGTttgttattttgataaataaaaataacataatTTTGTACTGCCAAATTTCAGTCCAACCAAAATTCCTggttttgttgattattcttaTTATAACAGAATTAATGACCAGGAAATATGTTGCTTTGATATATAGTTTTGGTTACGTTTGAATAAATTGGCTTCATTTTGTTAGATGAAGTATGGAGagtctttaaaaaaaaaattaaaaaaaaaatgattcttAGTTCATGCAAAGATGTATTCATAAACTAAGGTCTACTAATTACACCAATCTATAGACCTTGTTCATAAACAAAGTGATCATGAAAATCTCATTGTTTTGTTTTCAGTTTCTGTGAATTACCAACATAACCTTACTTTATCTATAGAgcaatttcttaaaataattaATCCAAATGTCCTTTTGTTTTATGGAATCGAAATTAATTAGATAATAGGATATTATTATCTTATTCTAAAATAAGTGCCATTcacgaaataataattttgaatttgtcatgctTCCACAGAATTTGATACAAGAATTATTTTGTTGTCTGTGTCTGCTTTATTCGACTGCTATCGGAATTTGAACAATCAATtctaaatttttaattgaaagttATAAAATAGATCACCTAAAATAGAAATGCTGAACTCAGGGTAGATTTTCATTTGATACTGTCGAGAGAAGAAACTaaatttgatccatttcaggaaattgaaagataaaacaatattcataaCTGGAGCAAGTAGAGGAATTGGTGAAGCAATAGCTATCAAATGTGCCAAAGATGGGGCCAACGTTGTTATTGCTGCAAAAAGTTCAGAACCACATCCTAAGCTTAGCGGAACGATCTATACAGCAGCCGAAAAAAGTGAGGTTCTTGATCTTTCGTAACCATTGACTAAAACATCTTCGTTCCAGTTGAAAAAGCTGGTGGTAGGGCTCTTCCTTGCATCGTAGATGTTAGATACGAAGATCAAATCCAGAAAGCTATAGATGCAGCTGTCGAAAAATTCGGTGGAATAGATATAGTTATAAATAATGCATCTGCAATAAATCTGACTGGAACAGAAGACTTAGACCTGAAACGATATGATCTTATGCAGAATATAAACACCAGAGGCTCTTTTCTTGTGTAAGTTTTTATAGGAAGTGTTATTACTTATTAATTCTTATTGATTCAGATCAAAATTATGCTTgccttatttgaaaaaaagtgaACATGCTCATATTCTAAATTTGTCTCCTCCTTTGTCGATGGAGCCTCATTGGTTTGCTCCGCATGTTGGTTATACAATATCAAAATATGGGATGAGTATGTTAGTTCTTGGTATGGCGGAAGAATTTCAACCTTTTAATATTGCTGTGAATGCTCTTTGGCCTCGATATGGTGAGATTTTATTTTAAGAACATTGGAATTGATTCATTTGAATGTTTTAGATTCTTTTGGTGGTTTTTTTGGGTTGGacagattttttttgtattttaggAGTTCAAACTGCTGCTTTGGAGATGTTGACCTCTAAAGAGAGTGCAAAATATGCCAGAAAACCAACAATTATGGCAGATGCGGCTTATGCCATTCTGGTACAGGATCCAAAGCAGCCAAATTCTTCAGGCAATTTTCACATAGATGATGAGGTCTTAAAAAATGAGGGTATCACAGATTTTGCGCAGTACTGTGTGGATCCTAATTATAAAGATCAACTGATCATAGACTTCTTTGTCAGCAagttataatattttttgatagACTTTGGTTAGGGTTTTTATTCATACaaaattctattattttttactcGTTATAGTTCATTGTTGGTGCATTTGTTAGAATAAGGTTTTATGAGAATATATATCTATTTGTTCATTGATTTTTCTTAGCATCTTAGCAGCagctgaataaataaataaaaggttTTCTTGTTGGTCGAGATATAGATTGAAAAGTGAATCAGGGTAGTTGTCAACGATTCCAATTTTTCACCACTTTAAAAGCatttaaatatgaaagaaatttcaaactatattttgaagaaaaagccAGAATAGgaatatacataaatatatatttattacaaaaaacattatttaacTCGATATAAAATTTgcataacattgaaaaactctcAAAAAACAATTATCACATTTTCGACTTTAGACTGTTCATCAATTTCTCGAGTTTCAAGGCTTTCTGCAGGTTTCCCTTGATTTTCAACCTACCGGTCATATAGGCTGTTGCTGGTTTGATCTTTCCTGTGAacattttgaagaagttttcgcTGTCCATTTGAAGAGTGGCGTCAGGGCTGTTTGTTGCTTCACCTTGTCCACATTTTCCGGTTCCCGATGTGAGGTCCAAGTACCTGAACGACATCCCAAATTAACTATAGAATTTAGGATTTTGGGAGCAGACTTACCATTTTCCTTCTTCTTTTCCCGTTACAACAAATTGGAAGGAAGCACCTGTACTTTTAACGATGTCCTCCGACAGAGaagcttcaatttttttgaacaagCCTGCAACCTTGCCCTGAGGTCCTTCATTTTGTTCGGCGGCCTCTTGGACTTTTTCTTTACGGAAGTTGTTGATAGAGAGGGGATTGTTTGTGTCTGGAGCATCTCCAACAAAGAAATCGGGCATCAGTTGATCCTTATAGGCAGGATCTACGCAGTATTGGTCAAAATCGGTGATGCCATGCGATTTCAAGACTTCATCGTCTATGTAAAAGTTTCCGGTAGCTTTAGGAGATTTAGGATCTTGAGTTAAGATGGCATAAGCAGCGTCGGACATTATTTCAGGTTTTCTGGCGTACTTGGCGCCTTCATTTTGAGTCAACATGTCAAGGGCTGCAGTTTGGACAGCTGGAAAAAGAAgagtataaaaatttatttgtctTCTCAAGGGAAAGGAAAAGGTTGcaaaattttccatgaattgaatatttgaaagatttttACGGTGACTGACTATACTGATATTTAGACTCTTATTGTTGAAgtagttaaaaaaattaatgtaaaaaaaaattcgattgcCTATAACAATTTGAGAAAATTGCCGACCTGTTCTAGGCCACAAAGCATTAACTGCAATGTTATATGGCCGTAATTCTGCATGGAATCCTAAAACGCACATGCTCATTCCGAACTTAGATATGGTGTAAGCCACGTGTGGGGCAAACCAATAGGGCTTCATGTCCAACGGTGGTGACAGGGTTAGAATGTGAGCATGGGAGCTTTTTTTCAGATACGGAAGACACGTTTTCGAGCTGCAATGATTTTTTTAGGTCAACTTGAAATTGTTTGCGAATAATTAACTCACACTAAAAACGTTCCCCTAGTGTTGATGTCCTGCATCAAATCGTACTTTTTCATCGTTACTTCTTCAGTTCCAATCAAATTGATGGCGGAAGCGTTGTTAATGACTATGTCGATGCCCCCAAATTTTTTCACTGCTTGTTCTACAGCGCTTTGTACTTGAGCTTCGTCCCTGACGTCTACAACGCAAGGCAAAGCCTTGCCGCCGCATTTCTCGACTAAAAATTATCCTGCATTAAGAAATTCGCATTCTTTTCGATAATACAAACTTTCTTCTGCAGCAGTGTAAATGGTCCCCGGAAGGATTTTATGGGGTTCTGCCGTTTTCGCAGCTACTACAATGTTTGCTCCATCCCTGGCCGCTTTCAGCGCTATGGCTTTGCCGATACCCCTGCTGGCCCCTGTGATGAGTATTGTCTTTCCTGCTAGTTTTCTGAAAGAAGAAACTGGTTATGGAGAGATAACAAGGATAGGTTTCCCCGAAGTTACCCCGTATTTATCATGGTTGATTCCTCAAATAACGGTAAGTTGAAACAAATATGTTGGCAAAGTCCAAAGTTTAATTCAATCAGTTCAATTTCAGAGCACTCTATTTGGTTTGGACCTTGCCATTTGTAGATTGATTGTTAACCT
This window contains:
- the LOC123683327 gene encoding lactosylceramide 4-alpha-galactosyltransferase-like — protein: MHKYRVLCTIMPFLQVNKKLLLLFVFLVLLWICFYTEPSHHFSSIFIYFYKTDSIKCYRYQGETLPEISTVDVRKGKSIFFHETSCNSYINGKIVIAAREACAVESAALLNPDTDVYLLFTSPGVIKLEGTESDRFLKALMSYKNVRLHHLNYKAYTKDTPLEDLYESGRIEASNYAMSHASDVLRYLTLWKYGGIYLDLDVVVIKNLESLPPNFSGCESMENVAAGIMGFESNSSGLGNSLAEECIMDLKSHFSGTIWGNNGPGVVTRLVKKHCHVNKIKDSIGRVCDDFKIYPPETFYPIPWPSWEYYFKEKYFAKVMNATLNSYIIHVWNKHSTSLRLPLNSKSAYSMFAKKFCPKVYKECDEYF
- the LOC123683328 gene encoding hydroxysteroid dehydrogenase-like protein 2 isoform X1, whose product is MLNSGKLKDKTIFITGASRGIGEAIAIKCAKDGANVVIAAKSSEPHPKLSGTIYTAAEKIEKAGGRALPCIVDVRYEDQIQKAIDAAVEKFGGIDIVINNASAINLTGTEDLDLKRYDLMQNINTRGSFLVSKLCLPYLKKSEHAHILNLSPPLSMEPHWFAPHVGYTISKYGMSMLVLGMAEEFQPFNIAVNALWPRYGVQTAALEMLTSKESAKYARKPTIMADAAYAILVQDPKQPNSSGNFHIDDEVLKNEGITDFAQYCVDPNYKDQLIIDFFVSKL
- the LOC123683328 gene encoding hydroxysteroid dehydrogenase-like protein 2 isoform X2, which translates into the protein MLNSGKLKDKTIFITGASRGIGEAIAIKCAKDGANVVIAAKSSEPHPKLSGTIYTAAEKKKAGGRALPCIVDVRYEDQIQKAIDAAVEKFGGIDIVINNASAINLTGTEDLDLKRYDLMQNINTRGSFLVSKLCLPYLKKSEHAHILNLSPPLSMEPHWFAPHVGYTISKYGMSMLVLGMAEEFQPFNIAVNALWPRYGVQTAALEMLTSKESAKYARKPTIMADAAYAILVQDPKQPNSSGNFHIDDEVLKNEGITDFAQYCVDPNYKDQLIIDFFVSKL
- the LOC123683326 gene encoding hydroxysteroid dehydrogenase-like protein 2; protein product: MINTGKLAGKTILITGASRGIGKAIALKAARDGANIVVAAKTAEPHKILPGTIYTAAEEIEKCGGKALPCVVDVRDEAQVQSAVEQAVKKFGGIDIVINNASAINLIGTEEVTMKKYDLMQDINTRGTFLVSKTCLPYLKKSSHAHILTLSPPLDMKPYWFAPHVAYTISKFGMSMCVLGFHAELRPYNIAVNALWPRTAVQTAALDMLTQNEGAKYARKPEIMSDAAYAILTQDPKSPKATGNFYIDDEVLKSHGITDFDQYCVDPAYKDQLMPDFFVGDAPDTNNPLSINNFRKEKVQEAAEQNEGPQGKVAGLFKKIEASLSEDIVKSTGASFQFVVTGKEEGKWYLDLTSGTGKCGQGEATNSPDATLQMDSENFFKMFTGKIKPATAYMTGRLKIKGNLQKALKLEKLMNSLKSKM